From one Triticum aestivum cultivar Chinese Spring chromosome 4B, IWGSC CS RefSeq v2.1, whole genome shotgun sequence genomic stretch:
- the LOC123090583 gene encoding ferredoxin C 1, chloroplastic-like, producing the protein MAAASLLHLATPISSPRPHLGHNALPRRHHPRARLTAARAHRVTIEHGGESRVVEMEEEENILERALEEGLDVPHDCKLGVCMTCPARLVSGRVDQSDGMLSDDVVAQGYALLCAAYPRSDCTIRVIPEDELLRVQLATAND; encoded by the coding sequence atggccgccgcctcgctGCTCCACCTCGCGACCCCCATCTCCTCCCCGCGCCCCCACCTCGGCCACAACGCCCTGCCCCGCCGGCACCACCCGCGAGCGCGGCTGACGGCGGCGCGGGCGCACCGGGTGACGATCGAGCACGGCGGCGAGTCGCGGGTGgtggagatggaggaggaggagaacatcCTGGAGCGCGCGCTGGAGGAGGGGCTGGACGTGCCGCACGACTGCAAGCTCGGGGTGTGCATGACCTGCCCGGCGCGGCTGGTGTCCGGCAGGGTGGACCAGAGCGACGGCATGCTCAGCGACGACGTGGTCGCGCAGGGCTACGCGCTGCTCTGCGCCGCCTACCCGCGCTCCGACTGCACCATCCGCGTCATCCCCGAGGACGAGCTGCTCCGGGTCCAGCTCGCCACCGCCAACGACTGA
- the LOC123094209 gene encoding probable WRKY transcription factor 2, which translates to MATTGSGGGERGHHGDEEEQQQQAAWAEAAGVQPLVMPEDGYQWKKYGQKFIKNIQKIRSYFRCRDRRCGAKKKVEWQPGDPSVRVVYDGAHLHGSPSSSNGGGGGQDGAANRYDLSTQYFGGAAPTPQTR; encoded by the exons ATGGCCACAAC AGGGAGCGGAGGAGGTGAGAGGGGTCATcatggcgacgaggaggagcagcagcagcaggcagcTTGGGCGGAGGCAGCCGGCGTTCAGCCGCTGGTGATGCCGGAGGACGGGTACCAGTGGAAGAAGTACGGCCAGAAGTTCATCAAGAACATCCAGAAAATCAG GAGCTACTTCCGGTGCCGCGACAGGCGGTGCGGCGCCAAGAAGAAGGTGGAGTGGCAGCCGGGCGACCCCAGCGTCCGCGTCGTCTACGACGGCGCGCACCTGCACGGCTCCCCGTCGTCatccaacggcggcggcggcggccaggacGGCGCCGCCAACCGGTACGATCTCAGCACCCAGTACTTCGGCGGCGCGGCTCCCACGCCGCAGACGCGGTGA
- the LOC123090582 gene encoding TATA-box-binding protein 2 encodes MAEATLEGSEPVDLSKHPSGIIPTLQNIVSTVNLDCKLDLKAIALQARNAEYNPKRFAAVIMRIREPKTTALIFASGKMVCTGAKSEQQSKLAARKYARIIQKLGFPAKFKDFKIQNIVGSCDVKFPIRLEGLAYSHGAFSSYEPELFPGLIYRMKQPKIVLLIFVSGKIVLTGAKVREETYTAFENIYPVLTEFRKVQQ; translated from the exons ATGGCGGAGGCGACGCTGGAGGGGAGCGAGCCGGTGGATCTGTCCAAGCACCCCTCCGGCATCATCCCCACACTCCA GAATATCGTGTCAACAGTCAATTTGGACTGTAAGTTAGACCTCAAAGCAATAGCTCTGCAAGCACGTAACGCGGAATATAATCCAAAG CGTTTTGCTGCAGTTATCATGAGAATAAGAGAACCAAAAACTACAGCACTGATATTTGCGTCAGGTAAAATG GTATGTACTGGAGCAAAGAGCGAACAGCAGTCCAAGCTTGCAGCAAGAAAG TATGCTCGTATTATTCAGAAACTTGGCTTTCCAGCTAAATTCAAG GACTTCAAAATTCAGAATATCGTTGGCTCTTGTGATGTCAAATTTCCAATTAGACTGGAGGGCCTTGCATATTCTCATGGTGCTTTCTCAAGT TATGAGCCAGAACTTTTTCCTGGTCTAATCTATCGAATGAAGCAACCGAAGATTGTTCTTCTGATTTTTGTTTCAGGCAAGATTGTCTTGACGGGGGCAAAG GTGAGAGAAGAGACATACACCGCCTTTGAAAACATATATCCTGTACTCACAGAGTTCAGAAAAGTTCAGCAATG A